One Serratia liquefaciens genomic window, CACGGATGTGATAGCGCTCTACATTTCAGCAACAAATACCCGCTAAAACTTAAGCCGTCTTACCCCGGCTGTAAGGCAATGCCGCGAGATAAGCGCTACACCAACAGCCATTACTCTAATGATAACGTTTTCACCGCGAGCGGGTTTCGTCGCCACAGAGAACAAAATAGCGGAGAGCATCATGCATAAATTCACTAAGGCGCTGGCGACACTGGGACTGGCGGCCGTTATGTCACATTCGGCTATCGCCGAGACCATGAAGCTGGGTTTTTTGGTCAAGCAGCCGGAAGAGCCCTGGTTCCAGACCGAATGGAAATTTGCCGATAAGGCCGGTAAGGATCTCGGTTTTGAGGTGATTAAGATCGCGGTGCCGGACGGCGAGAAGACCCTGAACGCCATCGACAGTCTGGCGGCCAGCGGGGCCAAAGGGTTTGTTATCTGCACGCCGGATCCGAAATTGGGCTCGGCGATCGTCGCCAAGGCGCGCAGTTACAATCTGAAAGTGATCGCGGTGGACGACCAGTTTGTTACCGCCAAAGGCAAGCCTATGGACAGCGTGCCGCTGGTGATGATGGCCGCCACCAAAATCGGCGAACGCCAGGGGGATGAGCTGTGGAAAGAGCTGAACAAGCGCGGCTGGAAGCTGCCGGATACCGCCGTGATGGCCATTACCGCCGATGAACTGGACACGGCCCGTCGCCGCACCGGCGGTTCCATTGCCGCACTGAAAGCCGCCGGTTTCCCGGAAAAGCAGATTTACCGGGTGCCAACCAAATCCAACGACATCCCGGGGGCGTTCGACGCCGCCAACTCGATGCTGGTGCAGCATCCTGAAGTGAAGAACTGGCTGATTGTCGGCATGAACGACAACACCGTGCTCGGCGGCGTGCGCGCTACCGAAGGCCAGGGATTCAAGGCACCCAACGTCATTGGCATCGGGATCAACGGGGTGGATGCGGTCAGTGAGCTGTCCAAGGCTCAGGCGACCGGCTTCTACGGTTCGCTGCTGCCAAGTCCGGATATTCATGGCTACAAGAGCATCCAGATGTTGCATGACTGGGTCGAGAAAGGGGTAGAACCGCAAAAATTCACCGAAGTGACCGACGTGGTGCTGATCACGCGCGACAACTTTAAAACCGAACTGCAGAAGAAAGGCCTGATGTAATTACCGAGCCGCCCACAGCACGTTGTCGGGCGGCATTTTTAACTGCAGGAGGAAAACACT contains:
- a CDS encoding arabinose ABC transporter substrate-binding protein — translated: MHKFTKALATLGLAAVMSHSAIAETMKLGFLVKQPEEPWFQTEWKFADKAGKDLGFEVIKIAVPDGEKTLNAIDSLAASGAKGFVICTPDPKLGSAIVAKARSYNLKVIAVDDQFVTAKGKPMDSVPLVMMAATKIGERQGDELWKELNKRGWKLPDTAVMAITADELDTARRRTGGSIAALKAAGFPEKQIYRVPTKSNDIPGAFDAANSMLVQHPEVKNWLIVGMNDNTVLGGVRATEGQGFKAPNVIGIGINGVDAVSELSKAQATGFYGSLLPSPDIHGYKSIQMLHDWVEKGVEPQKFTEVTDVVLITRDNFKTELQKKGLM